The following coding sequences are from one Pigmentibacter sp. JX0631 window:
- a CDS encoding Cof-type HAD-IIB family hydrolase: MSFNYKAIFVDLDGTLLNSQKKISPRNLKCLNDFISQGVKVIVSTGRTIKSVKAVTEGLNLSAPIITLNGNDIRRDISDDYPMLLSFIDNNLRDAIFNMLRQYLNQGTNNPVQNILVDTSKGFYCLHPNLLDSNEFASHYDSDVMQLDLDNPPVDSVVSFLILLSPDNDRELFLASQSSFFQEKYNAKFCTFNGWPWIEIGSPNVNKGTAMHIVCKYLGINIKDVIAFGDGENDVEMLEQAGLGVAMANADIHALKIAKAKALSNDEDGVSVFLERLKLAGNI; this comes from the coding sequence ATGAGCTTTAATTATAAAGCAATTTTTGTAGATCTAGATGGTACTTTGTTAAATTCACAGAAGAAAATTTCTCCTAGAAATTTAAAATGTTTGAATGATTTTATTTCTCAAGGTGTGAAAGTTATTGTTTCAACAGGAAGAACAATTAAATCAGTGAAAGCTGTTACAGAAGGATTAAATTTAAGTGCTCCTATTATCACTTTAAATGGGAATGATATTCGAAGAGATATTTCTGATGATTATCCTATGTTACTTTCTTTTATTGATAATAATTTACGAGATGCTATATTTAATATGCTGAGACAATATTTGAATCAAGGTACTAATAATCCTGTTCAAAATATCTTAGTTGACACTTCAAAAGGCTTTTATTGTTTGCATCCAAATTTATTAGATAGTAATGAATTTGCTTCGCATTATGACTCTGATGTAATGCAGCTTGATTTAGATAATCCTCCTGTTGATTCTGTTGTTAGTTTTTTAATATTATTATCTCCCGATAATGATAGAGAGCTTTTTTTAGCTTCGCAAAGCAGCTTTTTTCAAGAAAAATATAATGCTAAATTTTGTACTTTTAATGGCTGGCCGTGGATTGAAATAGGCTCTCCAAACGTAAATAAAGGTACTGCAATGCATATTGTTTGCAAATACTTAGGAATAAATATCAAAGACGTTATCGCCTTTGGAGATGGTGAAAACGATGTTGAAATGTTAGAACAAGCTGGTCTTGGTGTTGCAATGGCGAACGCCGATATTCATGCTTTAAAAATAGCAAAGGCAAAAGCACTATCAAATGATGAAGATGGTGTTTCTGTTTTTTTAGAACGCCTTAAATTAGCTGGAAATATTTAA